In Mugil cephalus isolate CIBA_MC_2020 chromosome 20, CIBA_Mcephalus_1.1, whole genome shotgun sequence, the following are encoded in one genomic region:
- the flr gene encoding tetratricopeptide repeat protein 30A isoform X3 produces the protein MTAIKDGEYTATIYKLIKDSQYVEAIHILSGQLQKHNKSRAALSLLGFCYYHIQDFTNAAECYEQLTQLHPEVEEYKVYYAQSLYKSGAYPEATKASFILDNPNSHTKMIKLQACIKYCEEDYSAAKSLLEQLPQEDPDYVYNMGCLLYQDGKYEEACKKFMSAMQVLGYVPALSYNIALTYYSLKNYAQALKYIGEIIERGIKEHPELSVGMTTEGIDVHSVGNTLVLHQTALIEAFNLKAAIEYQLKNLKGAQEALTDMPPRSEEELDPVTLHNQALVNMDTKPSEGFEKLAFLLQQPSFPPVTFGNLLLLYCKHEYFDLAADVLAENAHLTYKFLSPYMYEFLDALLTCQTAPEEAFRKFDEMNGKLTEQLRKLAKQVQEARMARDDEAQKKALQDYDLMQEKYIVVLMAQAKIYWNRENFQMVEKLFRKSVEVCNEDDTWKLNVAHVLFMQNKYKEAIGFYEPIVKKHYDNILNVSAVVLANLCVSYIMTSQNEEAEELMRKIEKEEEQISYDDPDKKVFHLCIVNLVIGTLYCAKGNYDFGISRVIKSLEPYNKKLGTDTWFYAKRCFLSLLENMSKHMVMLRDAVVQECIQFLEHCEVYGKEVPAIIEQPLEEVRIHIGKNTVTYEARLLKALFYEVIGWNK, from the exons ATGACAGCTATAAAGGACGGAGAGTACACTGCTACAATCTACAAACTG ATTAAAGACAGTCAGTACGTAGAGGCGATCCACATCCTGAGTGGCCAACTACAAAAGCACAACAAG TCCAGGGCAGCGCTTTCTCTGTTGGGCTTTTGCTACTATCACATCCAGGACTTCACCAATGCTGCGGAGTGCTACGAGCAACTCACCCAGCTTCACCCGGAGGTGGAAGAGTACAAGGTGTACTATGCCCAGTCCTTGTACAAGTCTGGGGCTTATCCTGAGGCCACCAAGGCCTCATTTATCCTGGACAACCCCAACAGTCACACCAag ATGATCAAGCTTCAAGCCTGCATCAAATATTGTGAGGAAGATTATTCCGCTGCCAAG TCACTGTTGGAGCAGCTTCCCCAGGAGGATCCGGACTACGTCTACAATATGGGCTGTTTGCTTTATCAGGACGGCAAGTATGAGGAGGCTTGCAAGAAGTTCATGTCTGCCATGCAAGTGCTGGGATATGTGCCAG CATTGTCCTACAACATCGCCCTGACTTACTACAGCCTGAAGAACTACGCTCAGGCCCTCAAATACATCGGGGAGATCATAGAACGAGGGATCAAGGAACATCCAG AGCTGAGCGTCGGAATGACGACCGAAGGCATCGATGTCCACAGTGTGGGAAACACGCTGGTTCTGCATCAGACAGCACTGATCGAAGCCTTCAACCTCAAAGCTGCAATTGAATACCAGCTGAAGAATC TGAAAGGAGCTCAGGAGGCTTTGACAGACATGCCCCCCAGATCCGAAGAG GAGTTGGATCCAGTGACTCTCCACAACCAGGCTCTGGTGAACATGGACACAAAGCCGTCAGAAGGCTTCGAGAAGCTGgccttcctcctgcagcagcccTCCTTCCCGCCCGTCACCtttggaaacctgctgctgctctactGCAAACACGAG TACTTTGACTTGGCAGCTGATGTCCTGGCAGAAAACGCCCATCTGACCTACAAGTTCCTCTCCCCG tACATGTACGAGTTCCTTGATGCCTTGTTGACCTGTCAGACGGCACCAGAGGAG GCATTTCGCAAGTTTGATGAGATGAACGGGAAACTGACTGAGCAGCTGCGCAAGTTAGCGAAGCAG GTgcaggaggccaggatggctcGAGACGATGAGGCTCAGAAGAAAGCTCTGCAGGACTACGACCTGATGCAGGAAAA GTACATCGTGGTCCTCATGGCCCAGGCCAAGATCTACTGGAACCGGGAGAACTTCCAGATGGTGGAGAAGCTTTTCCGAAAGTCGGTGGAGGTCTGCAACGAGGACGACACCTGGAAGCTCAACGTGGCTCACGTGCTCTTCATGCAGAACAAGTACAAGGAGGCCATCGGCTTCTACGAGCCGATCGTCAAGAAGCACTACGACAAC ATCCTGAACGTAAGCGCCGTAGTTCTGGCCAACCTGTGTGTGTCCTACATCATGACCAGCCAAAATGAAGAG GCCGAAGAGCTGATGAGGAAgatagaaaaagaagaggagcagaTCTCTTACGACGACCCAGACAAAAAGGTGTTCCACCTTTGCATTGTCAACCTGGTCATTGG gacACTATACTGTGCAAAAGGAAACTATGACTTTGGCATCTCGCGTGTCATCAAGAGCCTGGAGCCTTATAATAAAAAG ctGGGGACGGACACATGGTTCTACGCCAAGCGTTGTTTCCTCTCCCTGCTGGAGAACATGTCCAAACACATGGTCATGCTGAGGGACGCTGTGGTACAGGAGTGTATTCAGTTCCTGGAGCACTGCGAGG TGTATGGGAAGGAGGTGCCTGCCATCATTGAGCAGCCGCTGGAGGAGGTCCGCATTCACATCGGCAAGAACACCGTCACCTACGAGGCTCGACTACTAAAGGCTCTGTTCTATGAGGTCATTGGCTGGAACAAGTGA
- the flr gene encoding tetratricopeptide repeat protein 30A isoform X1, which yields MTAIKDGEYTATIYKLIKDSQYVEAIHILSGQLQKHNKSRAALSLLGFCYYHIQDFTNAAECYEQLTQLHPEVEEYKVYYAQSLYKSGAYPEATKASFILDNPNSHTKMIKLQACIKYCEEDYSAAKSLLEQLPQEDPDYVYNMGCLLYQDGKYEEACKKFMSAMQVLGYVPALSYNIALTYYSLKNYAQALKYIGEIIERGIKEHPELSVGMTTEGIDVHSVGNTLVLHQTALIEAFNLKAAIEYQLKNLKGAQEALTDMPPRSEEELDPVTLHNQALVNMDTKPSEGFEKLAFLLQQPSFPPVTFGNLLLLYCKHEYFDLAADVLAENAHLTYKFLSPYMYEFLDALLTCQTAPEEAFRKFDEMNGKLTEQLRKLAKQVQEARMARDDEAQKKALQDYDLMQEKYIVVLMAQAKIYWNRENFQMVEKLFRKSVEVCNEDDTWKLNVAHVLFMQNKYKEAIGFYEPIVKKHYDNVEQCNIQECPCKCKPSILNVSAVVLANLCVSYIMTSQNEEAEELMRKIEKEEEQISYDDPDKKVFHLCIVNLVIGTLYCAKGNYDFGISRVIKSLEPYNKKLGTDTWFYAKRCFLSLLENMSKHMVMLRDAVVQECIQFLEHCEVYGKEVPAIIEQPLEEVRIHIGKNTVTYEARLLKALFYEVIGWNK from the exons ATGACAGCTATAAAGGACGGAGAGTACACTGCTACAATCTACAAACTG ATTAAAGACAGTCAGTACGTAGAGGCGATCCACATCCTGAGTGGCCAACTACAAAAGCACAACAAG TCCAGGGCAGCGCTTTCTCTGTTGGGCTTTTGCTACTATCACATCCAGGACTTCACCAATGCTGCGGAGTGCTACGAGCAACTCACCCAGCTTCACCCGGAGGTGGAAGAGTACAAGGTGTACTATGCCCAGTCCTTGTACAAGTCTGGGGCTTATCCTGAGGCCACCAAGGCCTCATTTATCCTGGACAACCCCAACAGTCACACCAag ATGATCAAGCTTCAAGCCTGCATCAAATATTGTGAGGAAGATTATTCCGCTGCCAAG TCACTGTTGGAGCAGCTTCCCCAGGAGGATCCGGACTACGTCTACAATATGGGCTGTTTGCTTTATCAGGACGGCAAGTATGAGGAGGCTTGCAAGAAGTTCATGTCTGCCATGCAAGTGCTGGGATATGTGCCAG CATTGTCCTACAACATCGCCCTGACTTACTACAGCCTGAAGAACTACGCTCAGGCCCTCAAATACATCGGGGAGATCATAGAACGAGGGATCAAGGAACATCCAG AGCTGAGCGTCGGAATGACGACCGAAGGCATCGATGTCCACAGTGTGGGAAACACGCTGGTTCTGCATCAGACAGCACTGATCGAAGCCTTCAACCTCAAAGCTGCAATTGAATACCAGCTGAAGAATC TGAAAGGAGCTCAGGAGGCTTTGACAGACATGCCCCCCAGATCCGAAGAG GAGTTGGATCCAGTGACTCTCCACAACCAGGCTCTGGTGAACATGGACACAAAGCCGTCAGAAGGCTTCGAGAAGCTGgccttcctcctgcagcagcccTCCTTCCCGCCCGTCACCtttggaaacctgctgctgctctactGCAAACACGAG TACTTTGACTTGGCAGCTGATGTCCTGGCAGAAAACGCCCATCTGACCTACAAGTTCCTCTCCCCG tACATGTACGAGTTCCTTGATGCCTTGTTGACCTGTCAGACGGCACCAGAGGAG GCATTTCGCAAGTTTGATGAGATGAACGGGAAACTGACTGAGCAGCTGCGCAAGTTAGCGAAGCAG GTgcaggaggccaggatggctcGAGACGATGAGGCTCAGAAGAAAGCTCTGCAGGACTACGACCTGATGCAGGAAAA GTACATCGTGGTCCTCATGGCCCAGGCCAAGATCTACTGGAACCGGGAGAACTTCCAGATGGTGGAGAAGCTTTTCCGAAAGTCGGTGGAGGTCTGCAACGAGGACGACACCTGGAAGCTCAACGTGGCTCACGTGCTCTTCATGCAGAACAAGTACAAGGAGGCCATCGGCTTCTACGAGCCGATCGTCAAGAAGCACTACGACAAC GTGGAGCAGTGTAACATACAGGAGTGTCCCTGCAAGTGCAAACCCTCG ATCCTGAACGTAAGCGCCGTAGTTCTGGCCAACCTGTGTGTGTCCTACATCATGACCAGCCAAAATGAAGAG GCCGAAGAGCTGATGAGGAAgatagaaaaagaagaggagcagaTCTCTTACGACGACCCAGACAAAAAGGTGTTCCACCTTTGCATTGTCAACCTGGTCATTGG gacACTATACTGTGCAAAAGGAAACTATGACTTTGGCATCTCGCGTGTCATCAAGAGCCTGGAGCCTTATAATAAAAAG ctGGGGACGGACACATGGTTCTACGCCAAGCGTTGTTTCCTCTCCCTGCTGGAGAACATGTCCAAACACATGGTCATGCTGAGGGACGCTGTGGTACAGGAGTGTATTCAGTTCCTGGAGCACTGCGAGG TGTATGGGAAGGAGGTGCCTGCCATCATTGAGCAGCCGCTGGAGGAGGTCCGCATTCACATCGGCAAGAACACCGTCACCTACGAGGCTCGACTACTAAAGGCTCTGTTCTATGAGGTCATTGGCTGGAACAAGTGA
- the si:ch211-76l23.4 gene encoding uncharacterized protein si:ch211-76l23.4, giving the protein MASSKLSVLLLLLAVAVVTVLAQRKRPTSKTNDEWNYRDGSEKVSMRGVANLTQVLDNWRFDILNQMKGLLQNDHQSLLPDYARIQPLSEALDDLFKEFNALKTHLGDLTEKFTAIEAFIDEVKASRANSAGAGPGPGPGPAPAPASDPAPVPATIPRQAGRRVLRKKPSTASSS; this is encoded by the exons ATGGCCTCCTCCAAACTGAgcgtgctgctgctgttactggCTGTCGCCGTGGTAACGGTGCTGGCCCAGAGGAAGCGCCCGACCTCAAAGACCAACGATGAGTGGAACTACAGGGATGGCT CTGAGAAGGTTAGCATGCGTGGCGTGGCCAACCTGACCCAGGTTTTGGACAACTGGAGGTTCGACATCCTGAACCAGATGAAGGGACTCCTGCAGAACGACCACCAGTCTCTGCTGCCGGACTACGCCAG GATCCAGCCACTGTCTGAGGCTTTAGACGACCTCTTCAAGGAGTTCAACGCCCTCAAAACTCACCTGGGCGACCTGACAGAGAAGTTTACCGCCATTGAAGCTTTCATCGACGAGGTCAAGGCCAGTCGTGCCAACAGCGCCGGCgccggccccggccccggccccggccccgcTCCCGCTCCTGCCTCTGATCCCGCACCAGTTCCCGCCACGATCCCCAGGCAGGCCGGGAGGAGGGTGCTGAGGAAGAAGCCatccaccgcctcctcctcctaa
- the flr gene encoding tetratricopeptide repeat protein 30A isoform X2 — MTAIKDGEYTATIYKLIKDSQYVEAIHILSGQLQKHNKSRAALSLLGFCYYHIQDFTNAAECYEQLTQLHPEVEEYKVYYAQSLYKSGAYPEATKASFILDNPNSHTKMIKLQACIKYCEEDYSAAKSLLEQLPQEDPDYVYNMGCLLYQDGKYEEACKKFMSAMQVLGYVPALSYNIALTYYSLKNYAQALKYIGEIIERGIKEHPELSVGMTTEGIDVHSVGNTLVLHQTALIEAFNLKAAIEYQLKNLKGAQEALTDMPPRSEEELDPVTLHNQALVNMDTKPSEGFEKLAFLLQQPSFPPVTFGNLLLLYCKHEYFDLAADVLAENAHLTYKFLSPYMYEFLDALLTCQTAPEEAFRKFDEMNGKLTEQLRKLAKQEARMARDDEAQKKALQDYDLMQEKYIVVLMAQAKIYWNRENFQMVEKLFRKSVEVCNEDDTWKLNVAHVLFMQNKYKEAIGFYEPIVKKHYDNVEQCNIQECPCKCKPSILNVSAVVLANLCVSYIMTSQNEEAEELMRKIEKEEEQISYDDPDKKVFHLCIVNLVIGTLYCAKGNYDFGISRVIKSLEPYNKKLGTDTWFYAKRCFLSLLENMSKHMVMLRDAVVQECIQFLEHCEVYGKEVPAIIEQPLEEVRIHIGKNTVTYEARLLKALFYEVIGWNK; from the exons ATGACAGCTATAAAGGACGGAGAGTACACTGCTACAATCTACAAACTG ATTAAAGACAGTCAGTACGTAGAGGCGATCCACATCCTGAGTGGCCAACTACAAAAGCACAACAAG TCCAGGGCAGCGCTTTCTCTGTTGGGCTTTTGCTACTATCACATCCAGGACTTCACCAATGCTGCGGAGTGCTACGAGCAACTCACCCAGCTTCACCCGGAGGTGGAAGAGTACAAGGTGTACTATGCCCAGTCCTTGTACAAGTCTGGGGCTTATCCTGAGGCCACCAAGGCCTCATTTATCCTGGACAACCCCAACAGTCACACCAag ATGATCAAGCTTCAAGCCTGCATCAAATATTGTGAGGAAGATTATTCCGCTGCCAAG TCACTGTTGGAGCAGCTTCCCCAGGAGGATCCGGACTACGTCTACAATATGGGCTGTTTGCTTTATCAGGACGGCAAGTATGAGGAGGCTTGCAAGAAGTTCATGTCTGCCATGCAAGTGCTGGGATATGTGCCAG CATTGTCCTACAACATCGCCCTGACTTACTACAGCCTGAAGAACTACGCTCAGGCCCTCAAATACATCGGGGAGATCATAGAACGAGGGATCAAGGAACATCCAG AGCTGAGCGTCGGAATGACGACCGAAGGCATCGATGTCCACAGTGTGGGAAACACGCTGGTTCTGCATCAGACAGCACTGATCGAAGCCTTCAACCTCAAAGCTGCAATTGAATACCAGCTGAAGAATC TGAAAGGAGCTCAGGAGGCTTTGACAGACATGCCCCCCAGATCCGAAGAG GAGTTGGATCCAGTGACTCTCCACAACCAGGCTCTGGTGAACATGGACACAAAGCCGTCAGAAGGCTTCGAGAAGCTGgccttcctcctgcagcagcccTCCTTCCCGCCCGTCACCtttggaaacctgctgctgctctactGCAAACACGAG TACTTTGACTTGGCAGCTGATGTCCTGGCAGAAAACGCCCATCTGACCTACAAGTTCCTCTCCCCG tACATGTACGAGTTCCTTGATGCCTTGTTGACCTGTCAGACGGCACCAGAGGAG GCATTTCGCAAGTTTGATGAGATGAACGGGAAACTGACTGAGCAGCTGCGCAAGTTAGCGAAGCAG gaggccaggatggctcGAGACGATGAGGCTCAGAAGAAAGCTCTGCAGGACTACGACCTGATGCAGGAAAA GTACATCGTGGTCCTCATGGCCCAGGCCAAGATCTACTGGAACCGGGAGAACTTCCAGATGGTGGAGAAGCTTTTCCGAAAGTCGGTGGAGGTCTGCAACGAGGACGACACCTGGAAGCTCAACGTGGCTCACGTGCTCTTCATGCAGAACAAGTACAAGGAGGCCATCGGCTTCTACGAGCCGATCGTCAAGAAGCACTACGACAAC GTGGAGCAGTGTAACATACAGGAGTGTCCCTGCAAGTGCAAACCCTCG ATCCTGAACGTAAGCGCCGTAGTTCTGGCCAACCTGTGTGTGTCCTACATCATGACCAGCCAAAATGAAGAG GCCGAAGAGCTGATGAGGAAgatagaaaaagaagaggagcagaTCTCTTACGACGACCCAGACAAAAAGGTGTTCCACCTTTGCATTGTCAACCTGGTCATTGG gacACTATACTGTGCAAAAGGAAACTATGACTTTGGCATCTCGCGTGTCATCAAGAGCCTGGAGCCTTATAATAAAAAG ctGGGGACGGACACATGGTTCTACGCCAAGCGTTGTTTCCTCTCCCTGCTGGAGAACATGTCCAAACACATGGTCATGCTGAGGGACGCTGTGGTACAGGAGTGTATTCAGTTCCTGGAGCACTGCGAGG TGTATGGGAAGGAGGTGCCTGCCATCATTGAGCAGCCGCTGGAGGAGGTCCGCATTCACATCGGCAAGAACACCGTCACCTACGAGGCTCGACTACTAAAGGCTCTGTTCTATGAGGTCATTGGCTGGAACAAGTGA